The Macrobrachium nipponense isolate FS-2020 chromosome 27, ASM1510439v2, whole genome shotgun sequence genome includes a region encoding these proteins:
- the LOC135200553 gene encoding transcription factor SPT20 homolog has product METKMLVLFFGIVAFATAAPQFDSDDEQFTPYSYAYGVNSGDTGDNKEHKVKVTPSGAIEGEYRWLQPNGLYRVTRYTADGVSGYRAVVSEEPGDQVGSYYRNSREESEQQRLALSSQRNLQSQNNFQAGFESSQTAQNQGFNSQQNQNQAFSDSQNFQNQEFRGSQGSQTQGFSNDRTFQSQGSRSQNFQNNEFTRDEDSQRQSFNKEQSFQNRGFESSQNFQTQNSITNQNALSQSLSTQSLQNQVQDRDQTFQGQSFNREQNFDNFQNQGFNRNQNSQNQGSSDRQTFQVQVLNNDEALLEQSFRREQGSPNQGFSTSRDFQNQEFSNSQLQREGFSRNQNTQNLGLTRFQNSQNQRISSSQGPQSQGQTFQAQPFSQEQGSQNQGLSNSQDFQSQGFQNQRFENFQSSRDEGFRQGQNVQEQSFGRVESSQRFQNQDFQNQRFENFQSSRDEGFRQGQNVQKQEQSFGRVESSQRFQNQDFQDQGFSSAQRFDSEGPNRDQAFQERPFNRGQNFLNQESDNAENFQSQDFNSNQNFQSQSFSNSQRSQNQDFADRRVFQNSATGNFQRNQNQEFSSSSNFQNQDLRGEQRFQNQDSTALQSFQDQGLNDSEFGFSQVSSSRSSSRNADSGLNASRFSSGNDGGKVAVVLTRTGNANRLGRQFS; this is encoded by the exons ATGGAG ACGAAAATGCTGGTTCTGTTCTTTGGTATTGTTGCCTTTGCAACAGCCGCTCCCCAGTTTGACTCTGATGACGAACAG TTCACGCCGTATAGCTACGCCTATGGCGTGAATTCTGGAGACACAGGTGACAACAAAGAGCACAAGGTGAAAGTTACTCCATCAGGTGCAATTGAAGGTGAATACAGGTGGCTCCAACCCAATGGTCTGTACAG GGTAACTCGTTACACTGCTGATGGCGTTTCTGGCTACCGTGCAGTCGTCAGTGAGGAACCTGGTGATCAGGTTGGCTCTTACTACAGGAACAGCAGGGAAGAATCAGAACAGCAGAGACTTGCTCTTAGCAGCCAAAGGAATCTGCAGTCACAGAACAATTTCCAGGCCGGATTTGAAAGCTCACAAACCGCCCAAAACCAAGGCTTTAACTCTCAACAgaatcaaaaccaggccttcagtgaCTCTCAGAATTTCCAGAACCAAGAATTTAGAGGCTCCCAGGGTTCCCAAACCCAAGGGTTCAGTAATGACCGCACCTTCCAAAGCCAAGGATCCAGGTCTCAAAACTTCCAAAACAACGAATTCACAAGAGACGAGGATTCCCAAAGACAATCATTCAACAAGGAACAAAGCTTCCAAAACCGTGGTTTTGAAAGTTCCCAGAACTTCCAAACCCAAAACTCCATCACTAATCAAAATGCTTTGAGCCAAAGTCTGAGTACACAAAGTCTCCAGAATCAAGTACAAGACAGAGATCAAACATTCCAAGGCCAATCCTTCAACAGGGAGCAGAACTTCGATAACTTCCAGAATCAAGGATTCAACAGAAACCAAAATTCCCAGAACCAAGGATCCTCTGACAGGCAAACCTTCCAAGTTCAAGTTTTAAATAATGATGAGGCTCTTCTGGAACAGTCATTTAGGAGGGAACAAGGCTCTCCAAACCAAGGTTTTTCTACTTCTCGTGACTtccagaaccaagaattcagcaACTCCCAGTTACAAAGGGAGGGCTTCAGTAGAAACCAAAATACCCAGAACCTTGGACTCACAAGGTTCCAGAATTCTCAGAACCAGAGAATAAGTAGCTCTCAGGGTCCCCAAAGCCAAGGTCAGACTTTCCAAGCTCAGCCATTCAGCCAGGAACAGGGCTCTCAGAACCAAGGGCTCAGCAACTCTCAGGACTTTCAGAGTCAAGGTTTCCAGAACCAACGATTTGAGAATTTCCAATCCTCAAGAGATGAAGGATTCAGACAGGGCCAGAATGTTCAAGAACAGTCATTTGGAAGGGTAGAAAGTTCTCAGAGATTCCAGAACCAAGATTTCCAGAACCAACGATTCGAAAATTTCCAATCCTCAAGAGATGAAGGATTCAGACAGGGCCAGAATGTTCAAAAACAAGAACAGTCATTTGGAAGGGTAGAAAGTTCTCAGAGATTCCAGAACCAAGATTTCCAGGACCAAGGATTCAGCAGCGCTCAACGATTTGACAGTGAGGGACCTAACAGAGACCAAGCTTTCCAGGAGCGGCCATTCAACAGGGGGCAAAACTTCCTAAACCAGGAATCTGACAATGCCGAGAACTTCCAGTCTCAAGATTTCAATAGTAACCAAAACTTCCAGAGCCAGTCATTCAGCAATTCCCAAAGATCTCAGAATCAAGATTTTGCTGACAGGCGCGTTTTCCAAAACTCCGCCACTGGAAACTTCCAGAGGAATCAGAACCAGGAGTTCAGCAGCTCCAGCAATTTCCAAAACCAAGATCTCAGGGGCGAGCAAAGATTCCAGAACCAAGACTCAACGGCCTTGCAAAGCTTCCAGGACCAAGGCTTGAATGACTCGGAGTTTGGATTCAGTCAAGTCAGTTCCAGTCGTTCTTCGTCCAGGAATGCTGATTCTGGTCTCAACGCTTCTCGATTTTCCAGTGGCAATGATGGGGGAAAAGTGGCTGTGGTACTAACTAGGACTGGTAACGCTAATCGGCTTGGCAGACAATTCAGTTAG
- the LOC135200519 gene encoding myb-like protein D, translating into MEALKSGSQRFGNSQRGANHQGIQQSLNNLQTKSQRYGNSRDSSLQGSSNTQIQNQNQNQGITGQQNETFEGQQPSGNRDVSSSQNFQTQGLSSSQKPQNQASNNFQNSQTLGLSNLQSLQNQGFDAEQSPQGQSFNSAQNFQNQELSDVQNFQNQEFSNLQDNPNSGFDGDINSQTQSQAFGRGTQNLGASNSQNLQGQGFNSQQNLQNQDFRENQNFLNTDSTLSQTTFNQDSNRGSALVNGKNCLNKGLGDAVHSSQAQDFTGSQNFQDQGFGGNVSFDGEITNNGVVDTLSSTVGSGGELSSGVTVNSDSTSFDNTQYTNDSNGRGVSVVLASHKHSFKN; encoded by the exons ATGGAAGCTCTCAAA AGTGGTAGCCAGAGATTTGGGAACTCCCAAAGAGGTGCTAACCATCAAGGAATCCAGCAGTCACTTAACAACCTCCAGACAAAAAGCCAAAGATATGGAAACAGCAGAGATTCTTCACTCCAAGGTTCTAGCAACACACAGATTCAGAACCAAAATCAGAATCAAGGTATTACTGGCCAACAAAACGAAACCTTTGAAGGTCAACAACCTTCTGGAAACCGAGACGTGAGCAGTTCACAGAACTTCCAGACCCAAGGTTTGAGCAGCTCtcaaaaaccacaaaaccaagCCTCCAACAACTTCCAGAATTCACAGACTCTTGGATTAAGTAACTTGCAAAGCCTCCAAAATCAAGGATTTGATGCAGAACAGAGTCCTCAAGGCCAATCATTCAACAGTGCTCAGAATTTCCAAAACCAAGAATTAAGTGATGTCCAGAACTTCCAGAACCAAGAGTTCAGTAATTTGCAAGATAATCCAAACTCTGGTTTTGATGGAGATATTAATTCTCAGACCCAGAGTCAAGCATTTGGTAGAGGAACGCAAAACTTGGGGGCTAGCAACTCTCAAAACCTCCAGGGACAAGGCTTCAACAGCCAACAGAATCTTCAAAACCAAGATTTTCGTGAAAACCAAAATTTCCTGAACACAGACTCCACTCTTTCTCAAACAACCTTCAATCAAGACTCCAACAGAGGTTCAGCACTTGTTAACGGAAAAAATTGCCTAAACAAAGGGCTTGGTGATGCAGTACACTCTTCCCAAGCTCAAGATTTCACCGGATCTCAGAATTTCCAAGATCAAGGCTTTGGAGGCAACGTAAGCTTTGATGGAGAAATCACTAACAATGGAGTTGTAGACACATTATCCTCTACTGTTGGGTCTGGAGGAGAGTTGTCGTCTGGAGTTACTGTCAATTCTGATTCTACCAGTTTTGATAACACACAATACACAAATGACAGTAATGGCAGGGGTGTGTCTGTTGTGTTAGCTAGTCATAAACACAGTTTCAAGAACTGA
- the LOC135200469 gene encoding uncharacterized protein DDB_G0290685-like — protein sequence MKRVENICPNLLAVPYSFAYGVNAGDTGDRKEHKETVSPSGLTEGEYRWLQPNGLYRVIRYTVDGTSGYQAVVSEEPREDVATYYTNSLQESGSSQGSLSNFGNQQSFNSFQAGNQRFGATSTSGNQQSLASFQSGSQRFANVQGGANSQGNQQLLTSFQSGGQRFVSSLGGANIQGTQRLDTSKSTKDWATPQGSANIQGKQQPLTSFQSGSQRFGNSQGSANIQGKQQPLTRFQSGSQRFGNSQGSANIQGKQQPLTSFQSGSQRFGNSQGSANIQGKQQPLTSFQSGSQRHGNTQGVANNQANQQILTSFQGNDQRFENSQGSANSQGNQQSLTSFQSGSQRFGNSQRGANRQGIQQSLNNLQTKSQRYGNSRDSSLQGSSNTQIQNQNQNQGIAGQQNETLEGQQTFGNRDVSSSQNFQTQGLSSSQKPQNQASNNFQNSQTLGLSNLQSLQNQGFDAEQSPQGQSFNSAQNFQNQELSDVQNFQNQEFSNLQDNPNSGFDGDINSQTQSQAFGRGTQNLGASNSQNIQGQGFNSQQNLQNQDFRENQNFLNTDSTLSQTTFNQDSNRGSALVNGKNCLDKGLGDAVHSSQAQDFTGSQNFQDQGFGGNVSFGGEITNSGVVDTLSSSVGSGGELSSGVTVNSDSTSFDNTQYTNGSNDRGVSVVLASHNHSFKN from the exons ATGAAGAGAGTGGAAAATATTTGTCCTAATTTGCTG GCCGTGCCGTACAGCTTTGCCTACGGTGTGAACGCTGGAGACACAGGGGATCGGAAAGAGCACAAGGAAACCGTTTCGCCCTCTGGTCTGACAGAAGGAGAGTACAGGTGGCTCCAACCAAATGGGTTATACAG GGTGATTCGCTACACCGTTGACGGCACGTCTGGATACCAAGCAGTTGTCAGTGAAGAACCAAGAGAGGATGTTGCTACTTATTATACCAACAGCTTACAAGAATCTGGATCTTCACAAGGCAGTCTCAGCAACTTTGGAAATCAACAGTCTTTTAACAGTTTCCAGGCTGGAAATCAAAGATTTGGGGCCACAAGCACCTCTGGAAATCAACAGTCATTGGCCAGCTTTCAGAGTGGTAGCCAGAGATTCGCGAATGTCCAAGGTGGTGCTAACAGTCAAGGAAATCAACAGTTATTAACCAGTTTCCAGAGTGGTGGACAGAGATTTGTGAGCTCCTTAGGTGGTGCTAATATTCAAGGAACTCAACGCCTTGACACTTCCAAGAGTACCAAAGATTGGGCAACTCCCCAAGGTAGTGCTAATATTCAAGGAAAGCAACAGCCATTGACCAGCTTCCAGAGTGGTAGTCAAAGATTTGGGAACTCCCAAG GAAGTGCTAATATTCAAGGAAAGCAACAGCCATTGACCAGATTCCAGAGTGGTAGTCAAAGATTTGGTAACTCCCAAGGTAGTGCTAATATTCAAGGAAAGCAACAGCCATTGACCAGCTTCCAGAGTGGTAGTCAAAGATTTGGGAACTCCCAAGGTAGTGCTAATATTCAAGGAAAGCAACAGCCATTGACCAGCTTCCAGAGTGGTAGCCAAAGACATGGAAACACCCAAGGAGTTGCTAATAATCAAGCAAATCAACAGATATTAACCAGCTTCCAGGGTAATGACCAAAGATTCGAGAATTCCCAAGGTAGTGCTAACAGTCAAGGAAATCAACAGTCATTGACCAGCTTCCAGAGTGGTAGCCAGAGATTTGGGAACTCCCAAAGAGGTGCTAACCGTCAAGGAATCCAGCAGTCACTTAACAACCTCCAGACAAAAAGCCAAAGATATGGAAACAGCAGAGATTCTTCACTCCAAGGTTCTAGCAACACACAGATTCAGAACCAAAATCAGAATCAAGGTATTGCTGGCCAACAAAACGAAACCCTTGAAGGTCAACAAACTTTTGGAAACCGAGACGTGAGCAGTTCACAGAACTTCCAGACCCAAGGTTTGAGCAGCTCtcaaaaaccacaaaaccaagCCTCCAACAACTTCCAGAATTCACAGACTCTTGGATTAAGTAACTTGCAAAGCCTCCAAAATCAAGGATTTGATGCAGAACAGAGTCCTCAAGGCCAATCATTCAACAGTGCTCAGAATTTCCAAAACCAAGAATTAAGTGATGTCCAGAACTTCCAGAACCAAGAGTTCAGTAATTTGCAAGATAATCCAAACTCTGGTTTTGATGGAGATATTAATTCTCAGACCCAGAGTCAAGCATTTGGTAGAGGAACGCAAAACTTGGGGGCTAGCAACTCTCAAAACATCCAGGGACAAGGCTTCAACAGCCAACAGAATCTTCAAAACCAAGACTTTCGTGAAAACCAAAATTTCCTGAACACAGACTCCACTCTTTCTCAAACAACCTTCAATCAAGACTCCAACAGAGGTTCAGCACTTGTTAACGGAAAAAATTGCCTAGACAAAGGGCTTGGTGATGCAGTACACTCTTCCCAAGCTCAAGATTTCACCGGATCTCAGAATTTCCAAGATCAAGGCTTTGGAGGCAACGTAAGCTTTGGTGGAGAAATCACTAACAGTGGAGTTGTAGACACATTATCCTCTTCTGTTGGGTCTGGAGGAGAGTTGTCGTCCGGAGTTACTGTCAATTCTGATTCTACCAGTTTTGATAACACACAATACACAAATGGTAGTAATGACAGGGGTGTGTCTGTTGTGTTAGCTAGTCATAACCACAGTTTCAAGAACTGA
- the LOC135200878 gene encoding uncharacterized protein LOC135200878 isoform X2, translating to MEANILILFLGTVALVAASPQLDSTNQQAVPYSFAYGVNAGDTGDQKEHKEIVSPSGLTEGEYRWLQPNGLYRVIRYTVDGMSGYQAVVSEEPREDVATYYTNSLQGSGSSQGSLSNFGNQQSFNSFQAGNQRYGATSTSGNQQSLASLQSGSQRFSNVQGGGQRFGNSQGGANIQGKQQPLTSFQSGSQRFGNIQGSANNQGNQRSLTNFQSGSQRFGNSQGGANIQGTQQTLTSFQSGSQRFGNSLGGANIQGTRQTLTSFQSGSQRFGNSQGSANIQGKQQPLTSLQSGSQRFGNSLGGANIQGKQQPLTSFQSGSQRFGNSQGSANIQGTQQPLTSFQSGSQRFGNSKVVLIFKESNSH from the exons ATGGAg GCCAACATACTGATCCTGTTCTTGGGGACTGTTGCTTTAGTAGCAGCTTCTCCACAGCTGGACTCCACTAACCAGCAG GCCGTGCCGTACAGCTTTGCCTACGGCGTGAACGCTGGAGACACAGGGGATCAGAAAGAGCACAAGGAAATTGTTTCGCCTTCTGGTCTGACTGAAGGAGAGTACAGGTGGCTCCAACCAAATGGGTTATACAG GGTGATTCGCTACACCGTTGACGGCATGTCCGGATACCAAGCAGTTGTCAGTGAAGAACCAAGAGAGGATGTTGCTACTTATTATACCAATAGCTTACAAGGATCTGGATCTTCACAAGGCAGTCTCAGCAACTTTGGAAATCAACAATCTTTTAACAGTTTCCAGGCTGGAAACCAAAGATATGGGGCCACAAGCACCTCTGGAAATCAACAATCATTGGCCAGCCTCCAGAGTGGTAGCCAGAGATTCTCGAATGTCCAAGGTGGTGGCCAGAGATTTGGTAACTCCCAAGGTGGTGCTAATATTCAAGGAAAGCAACAGCCATTGACCAGCTTCCAGAGCGGTAGCCAGAGATTTGGGAACATCCAAGGTAGTGCTAATAATCAAGGAAATCAACGGTCATTAACCAACTTCCAGAGTGGTAGCCAGAGATTTGGTAACTCCCAAGGTGGTGCTAATATTCAAGGAACTCAACAGACATTGACTAGCTTCCAGAGTGGTAGCCAGAGATTTGGGAACTCCCTAGGTGGTGCTAATATTCAAGGAACTCGACAGACATTGACTAGCTTCCAGAGCGGTAGCCAGAGATTTGGTAACTCCCAAGGTAGTGCTAATATTCAAGGAAAGCAACAGCCATTGACCAGCCTCCAGAGTGGTAGCCAGAGATTTGGTAACTCCCTAGGTGGTGCTAATATTCAAGGAAAGCAACAGCCATTGACCAGCTTCCAGAGTGGTAGCCAGAGATTTGGGAACTCTCAAGGTAGTGCTAATATTCAAGGAACTCAACAGCCATTGACCAGCTTCCAGAGTGGTAGCCAGAGATTTGGGAACTCCAAGGTAGTGCTAATATTCAAGGAAAGCAACAGCCATTGA